The Streptomyces spororaveus genome includes a region encoding these proteins:
- a CDS encoding glycosyltransferase — MSTVSVVIPCYKYGHFLADCVKSVLDEQEGVDVRVLIIDDASPDDSAEVARALAAADPRIEVRVHESNKGHIATYNEGLLEWADGDYVALLSADDRLVPGALVRAAALLDAHPEVGFAYGRPLRFQHGGPLPAARTRSTGSVVYPGRWWLDRRFREGTGCITSPEVVVRTSLQRKVGGYDPDLPHAGDIEMWMRLAAHADVGYIRGADQAFYRVHGNNMSTTDFGGQLDDLRQRLVAFDSVLDKCSGLLPGADRLALSARTRLARYALRRAYRAYDRGRTAVVPVDELVEFAAECLPAGYTRLAEYRALLRRRRIGPRAMPYLQPLVLSAVADRGREWLWWRSWKRRGI, encoded by the coding sequence GTGAGCACGGTCAGCGTGGTGATCCCCTGCTACAAGTACGGCCACTTCCTGGCGGACTGCGTCAAGAGCGTGCTGGACGAGCAGGAGGGCGTCGACGTGCGGGTGTTGATCATCGACGACGCCTCGCCCGACGACTCCGCGGAGGTCGCCCGCGCGCTGGCGGCCGCCGACCCGCGGATCGAGGTACGGGTCCACGAGAGCAACAAGGGCCACATCGCCACCTACAACGAGGGCCTGCTGGAGTGGGCCGACGGGGACTACGTCGCCCTGCTGTCGGCGGACGACCGGCTGGTCCCCGGGGCCCTGGTGCGCGCCGCGGCCCTGCTCGACGCGCATCCGGAGGTCGGCTTCGCCTACGGCAGGCCGCTGCGCTTCCAGCACGGCGGGCCGCTTCCCGCGGCCCGTACCCGGAGCACCGGATCGGTCGTCTACCCCGGACGGTGGTGGCTGGACCGGCGGTTCCGGGAGGGCACCGGGTGCATCACCTCACCCGAGGTGGTGGTCCGCACGAGTCTCCAGCGCAAGGTCGGGGGCTACGACCCGGACCTGCCGCACGCCGGCGACATCGAGATGTGGATGCGGCTCGCGGCGCACGCCGACGTGGGCTACATCCGCGGGGCCGACCAGGCCTTCTACCGGGTCCACGGGAACAACATGTCCACCACGGACTTCGGCGGGCAGCTCGACGACCTGCGCCAGCGCCTGGTCGCCTTCGACTCGGTGCTCGACAAGTGCTCCGGGCTGCTGCCGGGGGCCGACCGGCTGGCGCTGTCGGCGCGGACCCGGCTCGCCCGGTACGCGCTGCGGCGCGCCTACCGGGCGTACGACCGGGGACGCACCGCGGTGGTACCGGTCGACGAGCTCGTGGAGTTCGCGGCCGAGTGCCTGCCCGCGGGCTACACGAGGCTGGCCGAGTACCGGGCGCTGCTCAGGCGCCGGCGCATCGGCCCGCGCGCCATGCCGTACCTCCAGCCGCTCGTCCTCTCGGCCGTGGCGGACCGGGGGCGCGAGTGGCTGTGGTGGCGGTCCTGGAAGCGTCGAGGGATTTGA
- a CDS encoding DegT/DnrJ/EryC1/StrS family aminotransferase, with translation MNQIPLVDLKAAHAEVAGELRAGFDRVLADTAFIGGAEVRAFEREYADFAGVGHCVGVANGTDALELALRASGVGVGDEVVLPANTFIATAGAVARIGARPVLADCLPDTLLMDPRAALEAVGPATRAVVPVHLYGQCADTAALAAGLPAHVKIVEDAAQSQGATRDGRSPGSGGIAATSFYPGKNLGAYGDAGAVVTDDEESADLVRALANHGGIAKYRHDVAGFNSRLDGLQAVVLRAKLARLAEGNAARRAAAARYDELLGDLAAAGRVTLPVTAEGNVHVWHLYVVRVAGADRDAVVGKLNAEGIGAGVHYPAPVHLTPAFGHLGHGRGDFPHAEQAADRMLSLPLFPQITAEQQRRVVDTLRTALR, from the coding sequence ATGAACCAGATACCGCTCGTCGACCTGAAGGCGGCGCACGCCGAGGTCGCCGGGGAATTACGGGCAGGATTCGACCGTGTGCTCGCCGACACGGCCTTCATCGGCGGTGCGGAGGTCCGCGCGTTCGAGCGTGAGTACGCCGACTTCGCGGGGGTCGGGCACTGCGTGGGGGTCGCCAACGGCACCGACGCCCTCGAACTGGCCCTGCGCGCGAGCGGGGTGGGTGTCGGCGACGAGGTGGTGCTGCCCGCGAACACCTTCATCGCCACCGCGGGGGCCGTGGCCCGGATCGGTGCCCGGCCGGTGCTCGCCGACTGCCTCCCCGACACCCTGCTGATGGATCCGCGGGCCGCACTGGAGGCCGTGGGACCGGCCACCCGCGCGGTCGTCCCCGTCCACCTCTACGGGCAGTGCGCGGACACCGCGGCGCTGGCGGCCGGACTCCCGGCGCACGTGAAGATCGTCGAGGACGCCGCGCAGAGCCAGGGCGCGACCCGGGACGGACGCTCCCCCGGCAGCGGGGGCATCGCCGCGACCAGCTTCTACCCGGGCAAGAACCTGGGCGCGTACGGCGACGCGGGCGCGGTGGTGACCGACGACGAGGAGAGCGCGGACCTGGTCCGGGCCCTGGCCAACCACGGCGGCATCGCCAAGTACCGCCACGACGTGGCCGGTTTCAACAGCCGCCTCGACGGTCTGCAGGCCGTGGTCCTGCGGGCCAAGCTGGCCAGGCTCGCCGAGGGGAACGCGGCCCGCCGTGCCGCCGCCGCCCGCTACGACGAGCTGCTGGGCGACCTCGCCGCCGCCGGGCGGGTCACCCTGCCGGTCACGGCCGAGGGCAACGTCCACGTATGGCACCTGTACGTGGTCCGGGTCGCCGGGGCGGACCGCGACGCCGTCGTCGGCAAACTCAACGCGGAGGGGATCGGCGCGGGCGTGCACTACCCGGCGCCGGTCCACCTGACCCCCGCCTTCGGTCATCTCGGCCACGGCCGGGGCGACTTCCCGCACGCCGAGCAGGCCGCGGACCGGATGCTCTCGCTCCCCCTCTTCCCGCAGATCACCGCCGAACAGCAGCGGCGGGTCGTGGACACGCTCCGCACCGCCCTGCGCTGA
- a CDS encoding Wzz/FepE/Etk N-terminal domain-containing protein, translating to MSPGELVRALRRRWYVLIVAAVLAAAGAVQVLHPTQTYLSTAIVVLKPPVTDNQPNQLANLQPPLAAVSYAAVQQLDSPAGADELRAAGVTGTYRMIPRNSGTSVTPRYLIPSLQIQAEQADPVAADTAVRKIIDVYTKHLGDMQTQQGVPDSARMSVTLLVAPTAAVQTGNKSRGLAGAALLGGVGGVVAALWTDRLLTRRSRRRRRHEAAADAGPVVRAEEPERAALAGAAR from the coding sequence GTGTCGCCTGGTGAGTTGGTCCGCGCGCTGCGTCGGCGCTGGTACGTCCTGATCGTGGCCGCGGTGCTCGCCGCCGCCGGAGCCGTGCAGGTCCTGCACCCCACGCAGACGTACCTGAGTACGGCGATCGTCGTGCTCAAGCCGCCGGTGACGGACAACCAGCCCAACCAGCTGGCCAATCTGCAACCGCCGCTCGCCGCCGTCTCCTACGCGGCGGTGCAGCAGCTGGACTCGCCCGCCGGGGCCGACGAGCTCCGCGCCGCGGGCGTGACCGGCACCTACCGGATGATCCCGCGCAACAGCGGGACCAGCGTCACCCCGCGCTACCTGATCCCCTCGCTCCAGATCCAGGCGGAGCAGGCCGACCCGGTCGCCGCCGACACGGCGGTCCGGAAGATCATCGACGTCTACACGAAGCACCTGGGCGACATGCAGACACAGCAGGGAGTCCCGGACTCCGCGCGGATGAGCGTGACGCTCCTGGTGGCGCCCACCGCGGCCGTGCAGACCGGCAACAAGAGCCGGGGCCTCGCCGGGGCCGCCCTGCTGGGCGGTGTCGGCGGCGTGGTGGCGGCCCTGTGGACCGACCGGCTCCTGACACGCCGGAGCCGGCGCCGGCGCCGGCACGAAGCCGCCGCCGACGCCGGTCCGGTGGTCCGGGCCGAGGAGCCCGAGCGGGCCGCCCTCGCCGGGGCGGCCCGCTGA
- a CDS encoding NeuD/PglB/VioB family sugar acetyltransferase: protein MSGPPRRTEDLLIVGAGGFARETAQAVRDTAAAAAASGRAPRWRLAGHLDDDPGLHGREVDGVPVLGGSHLVHELPAARVVVCAGSPRDYAVRARLVRRLGLPGSRYATVVHPTAVVSGSSLLGAGSVLLAHCVLTAAVRLGSHVAVMPHVVLTHDDRVGDFATLASGVRLGGGVRLGRGAYVGAGALVREGTTVGAWSLTGMGSTVLADVPPGEVWAGSPARRLRAAGGPALDELRADGEETAGRWPETRMGSTVV, encoded by the coding sequence ATGAGCGGCCCGCCGCGGCGGACCGAGGACCTGCTGATCGTCGGCGCGGGCGGGTTCGCCCGCGAGACCGCCCAGGCGGTACGGGACACGGCCGCCGCGGCGGCCGCGTCCGGCCGTGCCCCGCGGTGGCGCCTGGCCGGACACCTCGACGACGATCCCGGCCTGCACGGCCGGGAGGTCGACGGGGTGCCGGTGCTGGGCGGCAGCCACCTCGTGCACGAGCTGCCGGCGGCCCGGGTGGTGGTCTGCGCGGGCAGTCCGCGCGACTACGCCGTACGGGCCCGTCTGGTACGGCGTCTGGGGCTGCCCGGCAGCCGCTACGCCACGGTGGTCCACCCCACGGCGGTGGTCTCGGGGTCCTCGCTGCTCGGCGCGGGCTCGGTCCTGCTCGCGCACTGCGTGCTGACGGCCGCCGTCCGCCTCGGGTCCCACGTGGCGGTGATGCCGCACGTGGTGCTCACCCACGACGACCGGGTCGGGGACTTCGCCACGCTCGCCTCCGGGGTACGCCTCGGCGGCGGGGTGCGGCTGGGGCGCGGGGCGTACGTGGGCGCCGGTGCGCTGGTGCGCGAGGGCACGACGGTCGGCGCCTGGTCGCTGACCGGTATGGGAAGCACGGTCCTGGCCGATGTGCCGCCCGGTGAGGTGTGGGCCGGAAGCCCCGCCCGCCGGCTGCGCGCGGCGGGTGGCCCGGCGCTCGACGAGCTGCGGGCCGATGGCGAGGAGACGGCCGGCCGGTGGCCGGAGACACGGATGGGGAGCACTGTCGTATGA
- a CDS encoding DegT/DnrJ/EryC1/StrS family aminotransferase: MSTPGAAPARIPVMVPWLGEEEAKAAADAVLSGWVAQGPRVAEFERAFAERVGAEHGIAVSSCTTALHLALIALDLGPGDEVVVPSLSFIATANAVRYVGARPVFADVEEATGNLTPATVDAVRTPRTKAVIAVHQGGVPADVHALRAVCADWDVALVEDAACGIGATVGGKSVGHGALLAAWSFHPRKVITTGEGGMLTTDDARWAERLRRLREHGMNVSAAQRHASSKPVVESYLEVGYNYRMTDIQAAVGLVQLGRLDEIVARRRSLAARYTELLSTVPGLRPVGDPGHGQGNFQSYWVLPAEDFPVGRDELLAALSEAGISARRGIMASHLEPAYADHGAAPLPVTERISRDSLILPLFHTMTREQQDRVVAVLREQAGG; this comes from the coding sequence ATGAGCACCCCGGGGGCCGCCCCGGCCCGGATCCCGGTGATGGTGCCCTGGCTGGGCGAGGAGGAGGCGAAGGCCGCCGCCGACGCGGTGCTCTCCGGCTGGGTGGCCCAGGGTCCCCGGGTCGCCGAGTTCGAGCGGGCCTTCGCCGAGCGGGTGGGCGCCGAGCACGGCATCGCGGTGAGCTCGTGCACCACCGCCCTGCACCTGGCCCTGATCGCGCTGGACCTCGGTCCGGGCGACGAGGTGGTCGTCCCCTCGCTGTCGTTCATCGCCACGGCCAACGCCGTGCGCTACGTGGGCGCCCGGCCGGTGTTCGCGGACGTCGAGGAGGCCACCGGCAACCTCACCCCGGCCACCGTGGACGCGGTCCGCACGCCGCGGACCAAGGCGGTGATCGCCGTCCACCAGGGCGGGGTGCCCGCGGACGTGCACGCGCTGCGCGCGGTGTGCGCCGACTGGGACGTGGCCCTGGTGGAGGACGCCGCCTGCGGGATCGGCGCGACGGTGGGCGGCAAGTCGGTGGGCCACGGCGCGCTGCTCGCCGCCTGGTCCTTCCACCCGCGCAAGGTGATCACCACCGGCGAGGGCGGCATGCTGACCACGGACGACGCGCGGTGGGCGGAGCGGCTGCGGCGGCTGCGCGAGCACGGCATGAACGTGTCCGCCGCGCAGCGCCACGCTAGCAGCAAGCCGGTCGTCGAGAGCTACCTGGAGGTCGGCTACAACTACCGGATGACCGACATCCAGGCCGCGGTCGGCCTGGTGCAGCTCGGCAGGCTGGACGAGATCGTGGCCCGGCGGCGCTCGCTGGCCGCCCGGTACACGGAGCTGCTGAGCACGGTCCCGGGGCTGCGCCCGGTCGGGGACCCCGGTCACGGCCAGGGCAACTTCCAGTCGTACTGGGTGCTGCCGGCCGAGGACTTCCCGGTCGGGCGGGACGAGCTGCTCGCGGCGCTCTCCGAGGCCGGGATCTCGGCCCGGCGCGGCATCATGGCCTCGCACCTGGAGCCCGCGTACGCGGACCACGGCGCGGCGCCGCTGCCGGTGACCGAGCGGATCAGCCGCGACTCGCTGATCCTGCCGCTGTTCCACACGATGACGCGGGAGCAGCAGGACCGGGTGGTGGCGGTGCTGCGCGAACAGGCGGGCGGATGA
- a CDS encoding NAD-dependent epimerase/dehydratase family protein: MSSVRGKRILVTGGAGTIGSHLVDLLVDNGAREVVVLDNFVRGRTANLARALPSGVVEVVDGDIRDVAAVRKATEGAELVFHLAAIRITQCAEEPRLANEVMVDGTFNVLEAAAAAGVGKVIASSSASVYGLAEQFPTTERHHPYNNDTFYGAAKAFNEGVLRSFHSMYGLDYVALRYFNVYGPRMDIHGLYTEVLIRWMERIASGEPPLILGDGLQTMDFVDVRDIARANLLAAESDLTDEVFNVASGTETSLLQLAHGLLEAMGAEGLVPEHGPARAVNGVTRRLADTSQAAERLGFTAGIDLRSGLRDLVDWWRAERAADAAAAEAGR; this comes from the coding sequence TTGAGCAGCGTACGAGGCAAGAGGATTCTGGTCACCGGAGGGGCGGGCACGATCGGCTCGCACCTGGTGGACCTGCTGGTGGACAACGGGGCACGCGAGGTCGTGGTGCTCGACAACTTCGTGCGGGGGCGGACCGCCAACCTGGCCCGCGCCCTGCCGAGCGGGGTGGTGGAGGTCGTCGACGGCGACATCCGCGACGTGGCCGCCGTGCGCAAGGCGACCGAGGGCGCCGAGCTGGTGTTCCACCTCGCCGCCATCCGGATCACCCAGTGCGCGGAGGAACCGCGGCTGGCGAACGAGGTCATGGTGGACGGCACCTTCAACGTGCTGGAGGCGGCCGCGGCCGCCGGGGTGGGCAAGGTGATCGCTTCCTCCTCGGCCTCGGTGTACGGCCTGGCCGAGCAGTTCCCGACCACCGAGCGCCACCACCCGTACAACAACGACACCTTCTACGGTGCCGCGAAGGCCTTCAACGAGGGGGTGCTGCGCAGCTTCCACTCCATGTACGGGCTGGACTACGTGGCCCTGCGCTACTTCAACGTGTACGGGCCCCGGATGGACATCCACGGCCTGTACACCGAGGTACTGATCCGCTGGATGGAGCGGATCGCCTCGGGCGAGCCGCCGCTGATCCTCGGGGACGGCCTGCAGACCATGGACTTCGTCGACGTCCGGGACATCGCGCGCGCCAACCTGCTGGCCGCCGAGTCGGACCTGACCGACGAGGTCTTCAACGTCGCGAGCGGCACCGAGACCAGCCTGCTCCAGCTCGCGCACGGCCTGCTGGAGGCCATGGGCGCCGAGGGCCTGGTTCCCGAGCACGGCCCGGCCCGTGCCGTGAACGGCGTCACCCGGCGGCTCGCGGACACCTCGCAGGCCGCGGAGCGCCTCGGGTTCACCGCCGGGATCGACCTGCGCAGCGGGCTGCGGGACCTGGTGGACTGGTGGCGGGCCGAGCGCGCCGCCGACGCGGCGGCCGCGGAGGCGGGCCGATGA
- a CDS encoding DUF4082 domain-containing protein encodes MNRRTRLLRYGFFTVIAALMATVLPPAAPAGAADPCGPTTNAIVCENSKPGTPMEEWFAPSAYGDIKGFPAQTSVQAGETVQFKIQSPTAYRVSVYRLGHYGGSGARLMSTAAQAAQTYPANFLPGGNPATCAKKPATGLVDCGNWPVTATWTVPADAVSGLYVVNFDQADGNGVMPYPFVVRNDAGHSDIVVQTSDQTWQAYNNYGGQDLYDGGGPAPDGRAYEVSYNRPMDIGGDNGIYGSEFQMVAWLERNGYDVSYMSGVDMSVRGGTLLRNHKVFLSSGHDEYWTQEQFTNALNARKAGVHQAYFSGNEVFWKTRLAPSIDGAGTANRTLVSYKETKLSFPQPNGVPDPSGIWTGTFMDPASATNGRPFQPQNQLTGSMFSVNGYRSDAITVPGTFAKQRLWRNTTVANLTPSQTATFPTGTLGYEWDSDVENASRPAGQITMSSTTVDIEDGKLLKDYGNTYGNGTATHSLVAFRDQTSHALVFGAGTVQWSWGLTNMPTGNPDDAVVTADKRMQQATVNVFADMGVQPKSLQSDLIASTASTDTVGPAVTVTSPAANATVPALRPVTITGTAADTGGGVVARVEVSTDGGTTWKATTGLGSWSYKWTPTVPGAAQIKVRAVDDSVNIGATTTVPLTVGPQQCPCTVWPAAAVPGTVNAGDGSAVELGVKIRSSVAGSITGVRFYKSPANTGTHTGSLWSSSGQRLATGTFTNETASGWQQLNFATPVPVKANTTYVASYFAPHGGYSFDNTFAAGDAGLAPLTALKSGTDGGNGVYRYSGTGGFPSTASSGSNYWVDAVLDTATASTTPPTVTATSPQSAATGTQITAAMSATFSNAVDVDTLVFSVKDSGGTAVPGTKVLGASNSATFTPSSELALNSTYTASVQAADLWGNAMAAPVTWNFTTSTSPPAVNCPCTLWNAAAAPSTANVGDDANSVELGTRFQSAVNGYVTGVTFYKGPGNTGTHTGSLWSASGTLLATGTFGSETVSGWQQLQFATAVPVTAGTTYVASYHAPNGNYSVDGGYFTGAHRSYPLVAPADAAGSANGLYKYGAATAFPTNTFGSVNYWVGPIFTTTAPAALQEGLSTEVSGQ; translated from the coding sequence ATGAACAGACGGACAAGGTTGCTCCGTTACGGTTTCTTCACCGTGATCGCGGCCTTGATGGCCACGGTCCTGCCACCGGCCGCACCGGCCGGTGCGGCCGATCCCTGCGGTCCCACCACGAACGCGATCGTGTGCGAGAACTCCAAGCCCGGCACGCCGATGGAGGAGTGGTTCGCGCCCAGTGCGTACGGCGACATCAAGGGCTTCCCGGCCCAGACGAGCGTCCAGGCCGGCGAGACCGTGCAGTTCAAGATCCAGTCGCCGACCGCGTACAGGGTGTCGGTGTACCGCCTCGGCCACTACGGGGGCAGCGGTGCCCGCCTGATGTCGACCGCGGCCCAGGCCGCCCAGACGTACCCGGCGAACTTCCTGCCGGGCGGCAACCCCGCGACCTGCGCCAAGAAGCCCGCCACCGGCCTGGTCGACTGCGGGAACTGGCCCGTGACCGCGACGTGGACCGTGCCGGCGGACGCCGTGTCCGGGCTCTACGTCGTCAACTTCGACCAGGCGGACGGCAACGGCGTGATGCCGTACCCGTTCGTCGTCCGCAACGACGCCGGCCACTCCGACATCGTCGTGCAGACCAGCGACCAGACCTGGCAGGCGTACAACAACTACGGCGGCCAGGACCTGTATGACGGCGGCGGCCCCGCCCCGGACGGGCGGGCGTACGAGGTCAGCTACAACCGGCCCATGGACATCGGCGGGGACAACGGGATCTACGGTTCCGAGTTCCAGATGGTGGCCTGGCTGGAGCGCAACGGCTACGACGTGAGCTACATGTCCGGCGTCGACATGTCGGTCCGCGGCGGGACCCTGCTGCGCAACCACAAGGTCTTCCTGTCCTCGGGGCACGACGAGTACTGGACCCAGGAGCAGTTCACGAACGCGCTGAACGCGCGCAAGGCCGGGGTCCACCAGGCGTACTTCAGCGGCAACGAGGTCTTCTGGAAGACCCGCCTTGCGCCGAGCATCGACGGCGCGGGCACCGCCAACCGGACGCTGGTCTCGTACAAGGAGACCAAGCTGTCCTTCCCCCAGCCGAACGGCGTCCCCGATCCGAGCGGGATCTGGACCGGCACCTTCATGGACCCGGCCAGCGCCACGAACGGCCGGCCCTTCCAGCCGCAGAACCAGCTGACCGGCTCGATGTTCAGCGTCAACGGCTACCGCAGCGACGCGATCACCGTCCCGGGGACCTTCGCCAAGCAGCGGCTGTGGCGCAACACCACGGTCGCGAACCTCACCCCCTCGCAGACCGCCACGTTCCCCACCGGCACGCTCGGCTACGAGTGGGACAGCGACGTGGAGAACGCCAGCCGGCCGGCCGGGCAGATCACGATGTCCTCCACCACGGTGGACATCGAGGACGGCAAGCTCCTCAAGGACTACGGCAACACCTACGGCAACGGCACCGCGACACACAGCCTGGTGGCCTTCCGCGACCAGACCTCGCACGCGCTGGTCTTCGGCGCGGGCACGGTGCAGTGGTCCTGGGGCCTGACCAACATGCCGACGGGCAACCCGGACGACGCGGTGGTCACCGCGGACAAGCGGATGCAGCAGGCCACGGTGAACGTCTTCGCCGACATGGGCGTCCAGCCGAAGTCCCTGCAGAGCGATCTGATCGCCTCGACCGCCTCCACGGACACCGTGGGCCCGGCCGTGACGGTGACCAGCCCGGCGGCGAACGCCACCGTACCGGCGCTGCGGCCCGTGACCATCACGGGCACGGCCGCCGACACCGGCGGCGGTGTGGTCGCCCGGGTGGAGGTCTCCACCGACGGCGGCACGACCTGGAAGGCGACGACCGGGCTGGGATCCTGGAGCTACAAGTGGACCCCGACCGTCCCCGGCGCCGCGCAGATCAAGGTGCGCGCGGTGGACGACAGCGTCAACATCGGCGCCACCACGACGGTGCCGCTGACGGTGGGACCCCAGCAGTGCCCCTGCACGGTGTGGCCCGCCGCGGCCGTGCCGGGCACCGTGAACGCCGGTGACGGCAGCGCCGTCGAGCTCGGCGTCAAGATCCGCTCCTCGGTCGCCGGCTCGATCACCGGTGTCCGCTTCTACAAGTCACCCGCCAACACCGGCACCCACACCGGCAGCCTCTGGAGCAGCTCCGGCCAGCGCCTGGCCACCGGTACCTTCACCAATGAGACGGCCTCCGGCTGGCAGCAGCTGAACTTCGCCACGCCGGTCCCGGTCAAGGCGAACACCACCTACGTCGCCTCCTACTTCGCCCCGCACGGCGGCTACTCCTTCGACAACACCTTCGCCGCGGGCGATGCGGGCCTGGCCCCGCTCACCGCGCTGAAGAGCGGCACCGACGGCGGCAACGGCGTCTACCGCTACAGCGGCACGGGCGGGTTCCCGTCCACCGCCTCCTCCGGCAGCAACTACTGGGTGGACGCGGTCCTGGACACCGCGACCGCCAGCACCACCCCGCCCACCGTCACCGCCACCTCGCCGCAGTCCGCGGCGACCGGCACCCAGATCACGGCGGCCATGTCGGCCACCTTCAGCAACGCCGTCGACGTGGACACGCTGGTGTTCTCCGTCAAGGATTCCGGCGGCACGGCCGTTCCCGGCACCAAGGTGCTGGGCGCGTCCAACAGCGCGACCTTCACCCCGTCCTCCGAACTGGCCCTGAACTCCACCTACACGGCGTCCGTCCAGGCCGCCGACCTGTGGGGCAACGCCATGGCCGCACCGGTCACGTGGAACTTCACCACCAGCACGAGCCCGCCCGCGGTCAACTGCCCGTGCACGCTGTGGAACGCCGCCGCGGCACCGAGCACCGCCAACGTGGGTGACGACGCCAACTCCGTGGAACTGGGCACCCGGTTCCAGTCCGCGGTGAACGGCTACGTCACCGGCGTCACCTTCTACAAGGGCCCCGGCAACACCGGTACGCACACCGGCAGCCTGTGGTCCGCCTCCGGCACCCTGCTCGCCACCGGCACCTTCGGCAGCGAGACCGTCTCCGGCTGGCAGCAGCTGCAGTTCGCCACGGCGGTACCGGTCACGGCGGGCACCACGTACGTGGCCTCCTACCACGCACCGAACGGCAACTACTCGGTCGACGGCGGCTACTTCACCGGCGCGCACCGCTCCTATCCGCTGGTGGCCCCGGCCGACGCGGCCGGCAGCGCCAACGGGCTCTACAAGTACGGGGCGGCCACGGCCTTCCCCACGAACACCTTCGGCTCGGTGAACTACTGGGTCGGCCCGATCTTCACCACCACCGCACCGGCCGCCCTCCAGGAGGGGCTGTCCACGGAGGTGAGCGGGCAGTGA
- a CDS encoding Gfo/Idh/MocA family protein, translating into MKDTAKDAGQSADQGSGATGKGSAPLGVAVVGAGYWGPNLVRNFQSSDQFRLRWLCDLNVDRARQVLGAYSTVQATGDYEAVLADPEVDAVAVATPAGTHLDVALAALRAGKHVLVEKPLAATYEDGLRLVNEAEDRGLTLMCDHTYCYTPAVARIRELVRSGELGEIHYVDSVRINLGLVQKDVDVLWDLAPHDLSVLEFILPDHVQPVAVAAHGADPIGAGQSCVAYLTLQLNTGAIAHVHVNWLSPTKVRTTMVGGSKRTLVWDDLNPTQRVAVFDRGVDLSAPQEIGADERRDMLVSYRTGDMVAPAIGEKEALRSMVEEFAASIRTGRPPLTDGRAGLKVLDILEAASRSLEFRGAVVGLRTGR; encoded by the coding sequence GTGAAGGACACCGCGAAGGACGCGGGGCAGAGCGCGGATCAGGGCTCGGGCGCCACCGGCAAGGGGTCCGCCCCCTTAGGTGTCGCCGTGGTCGGCGCGGGCTACTGGGGCCCCAATCTCGTCCGCAACTTCCAGTCCAGTGACCAGTTCCGGCTGCGCTGGCTCTGCGACCTGAACGTGGACCGGGCCCGGCAGGTGCTCGGCGCGTACTCCACGGTCCAGGCGACCGGCGACTACGAGGCGGTTCTCGCCGACCCGGAGGTCGACGCGGTCGCGGTGGCCACGCCGGCGGGCACACACCTCGACGTCGCGCTGGCCGCGCTGCGGGCCGGCAAGCACGTGCTCGTGGAGAAGCCCCTCGCCGCCACGTACGAGGACGGGCTGCGGCTCGTGAACGAGGCCGAGGACCGCGGTCTCACGCTGATGTGCGACCACACCTACTGCTACACGCCGGCGGTGGCGCGGATCCGTGAGCTGGTCCGCTCCGGCGAACTCGGCGAGATCCACTACGTGGACTCGGTACGGATCAACCTGGGGCTCGTCCAGAAGGACGTCGACGTCCTGTGGGACCTGGCCCCCCACGACCTGTCCGTCCTGGAGTTCATCCTCCCGGACCACGTGCAGCCGGTCGCCGTCGCCGCCCACGGAGCCGATCCCATCGGGGCCGGCCAGTCCTGCGTGGCCTATCTGACGCTCCAGCTGAACACCGGCGCCATCGCCCACGTGCACGTCAACTGGCTCTCCCCCACCAAGGTGCGCACCACCATGGTCGGCGGGTCCAAGCGCACCCTGGTGTGGGACGACCTCAACCCCACGCAGCGCGTCGCGGTGTTCGACCGCGGCGTGGACCTGAGCGCCCCGCAGGAGATCGGCGCGGACGAGCGCCGGGACATGCTCGTCTCCTACCGGACCGGCGACATGGTGGCGCCCGCGATCGGCGAGAAGGAGGCCCTGCGCAGCATGGTCGAGGAGTTCGCCGCGTCCATCAGGACGGGACGGCCGCCGCTGACGGACGGCCGGGCGGGCCTGAAGGTGCTGGACATCCTGGAAGCCGCCTCCCGGAGCCTGGAGTTCCGCGGAGCGGTCGTCGGACTGCGCACCGGGCGTTGA